The following are encoded together in the Fusarium keratoplasticum isolate Fu6.1 chromosome 1, whole genome shotgun sequence genome:
- a CDS encoding Carboxypeptidase: protein MRWTSLLALLSSLGAIEAGRHTSAHTNRMRNKLHQRAVDNEPRVAKHKAVPHSFKNSNTAKFIVNGSAIPDTDFDIGESYAGLLPVGGDSNGELYFWFFPTSDVDTPKEIIIWLNGGPGCSSLQGLLKENGPFLWPTGTYKPIRNPWSWHHLTNVVYIDQPIGTGFSRGNITATSEKDIAVQFMGFWKNFVDTFGLHGYKVYLAGESYAGLYCPYIGSAMLDAADTKYFDMDGMLIYDPVISDSSTQHVPVNNFVNYWSNVMTFNDTFRVTLANASKTCGFDDFVDKYLTFPPPGRQPDVKDMPGINEDGDDVRDECALFNLVFSATMALNPGFNVYQITQTLPVPDDVLGLPWTGFYVAEGRQIYFNRTDVKRAINAPLNSDWSVCSKGDVFVEGYDDSDPSIVRAIPHVIDGTHNVQISHGSMDFILVSNTTLLAIQNTTWGGKLGFQSMPESPLFVPQHPDPKLEGSSGSGVLGTFHTERGLTWSVVNQAGHMVPAYQAAVAYRQVQFMLRRIKSLGSTQPFPQYPDEPQPDAKGLGQGTGPL, encoded by the exons ATGCGGTGGACTTCTCTTCTTGCACTCTTATCATCACTAGGGGCGATAGAGGCAGGTCGCCATACCAGTGCGCACACAAACCGGATGCGAAACAAACTTCATCAACGCGCTGTTGATAACGAGCCTCGCGTCGCTAAGCACAAAGCCGTTCCTCACAGTTTCAAAAACTCCAATACTGCCA AATTTATCGTAAACGGTTCTGCAATTCCTGATACGGATTTTGATATCGGCGAGTCATATGCTGGACTCCTCCCTGTAGGTGGAGACAGTAATGGAGAGTTATATTTCTGGTTCTTTCCAACGTCCGACGTCGATACGCCGAAGGAGATAATCATTTGGCTGAATGGAGGG CCCGGCTGCTCCTCCCTGCAGGGTCTATTGAAAGAAAATGGCCCCTTTCTCTGGCCGACGGGGACGTACAAACCTATTCGTAACCCCTGGAGCTGGCACCATCTCACCAACGTCGTCTACATCGACCAGCCTATTGGCACAGGCTTCTCACGCGGCAACATTACCGCCACAAGTGAGAAGGATATCGCCGTGCAGTTCATGGGATTCTGGAAGAACTTTGTGGATACTTTTGGCCTACATGGCTACAAAGTATACCTGGCTGGTGAATCGTATGC AGGACTGTACTGCCCATACATAGGCAGTGCCATGCTCGACGCTGCTGACACCAAGTACTTTGACATGGATGGCATGCTCATTTACGACCCCGTCATCTCAGATTCATCCACGCAACATGTGCCGGTCAACAACTTTGTCAATTATTGGTCGAATGTCATGACTTTCAACGATACATTCAGAGTGACACTTGCAAATGCGTCCAAAACTTGCGGTTTTGACGACTTTGTTGACAAGTACTTGACCTTCCCACCGCCTGGCCGACAGCCAGATGTGAAAGATATGCCTGGAATCAATGAGGACGGAGACGATGTACGCGACGAGTGTGCACTTTTCAACTTGGTATTCAGTGCAACAATGGCTTTGAACCCGGGATTTAATGTCTATCAAATCACGCAGACATTGCCGGTTCCGGATGATGTTCTTGGATTGCCTTGGACAGGTTTCTATGTTGCTGAGGGAAGACAGATCTATTTTAATCGCACAGACGTCAAGCGTGCGATCAACGCCCCACTGAACTCTGACTGGTCTGTCTGTTCAAAGGGTGATGTGTTCGTTGAAGGTTATGACGATTCGGACCCATCTATAGTGCGTGCTATCCCGCATGTCATCGACGGAACTCATAACGTCCAAATTTCCCACGGAAGCATGGATTTCATACTCGTATCAAATACAACACTACTGGCCATCCAGAACACAACATGGGGAGGAAAGCTTGGGTTCCAGTCTATGCCAGAGAGCCCACTCTTCGTACCTCAGCACCCGGATCCCAAGTTGGAGGGCTCTAGCGGCAGCGGCGTTCTTGGCACCTTCCACACTGAAAGAGGGCTAACGTGGTCTGTCGTGAACCAAGCTGGCCACATGGTTCCCGCGTACCAGGCTGCAGTAGCCTATCGCCAAGTCCAGTTCATGCTGAGAAGGATAAAGAGTCTTGGCAGCACACAGCCATTCCCCCAATACCCGGATGAGCCGCAACCAGACGCTAAGGGCCTCGGCCAAGGAACAGGGCCGCTATAG